The DNA region TGATATGAAGATAATATAGCCAAAATATTATCAGTAAATACAAAGAAGAGTAACTAAGATATCTCAGATCCAAACTTCTAGGAGGCAAAGGAAAAGACCCTGAAACtctaatctctttttttttttcattttttttttcacaatcaaAGAAATTAAGACCTTCCTATGCCGTATATTCCCATTGATTCTGCCCCTAGAAATCAAGCATATTCCAATTTCAACATGGCCCTAAGTGTAATACCCaaatcttagtttttttttttttttttttttctatgaataTTTTCTAGTAACTTTAACATATATTAATCTTCAATGTCTTTCACTTTCTTATTTTTCCCATACATTTTACATTGGTGCCAAATTAAATTACTTCTTCCCCTTAAACCCTTCTCCATAACCATCCAAAATTTCCACCGATCAAGTAATATTCATATAAGACTAATTAAAACATAGAATTTACTcattcatcccaaaaaaaaaaaaaaaaaaaacatacatgaGCAGTAACCGTGAATCATATGTTGATATTTCCATTCTATTCTCTCAGCCAAAGATTGACTGCATTTCTACGACATAAATGCTTTCTGCTCATGATCAATCTCACGGAAAAGTTTAGTCTCCACCACCAACgcaatctcttagttttgtttcAAGCATTTTATTTCTGCATCCAAACAATTAACTACTACTTACGTCCCAGTTTTATAACTATAACTACACTTCTTTTGATTCAAACAGAGCCTCAATAATCTCTCTGGCTCAGAAAACCGAGTTAAAGCAAGAGAGACACAATATTTTCTCAGGAATCAAACATATAAAAGGAAAACAGGCAATTTTCACTACAAACACCTTGGCAATCACTGCAGCTCCTCTGTTTGATAACCTAGAAATTGTAGGAAGACTGTGACCCCACTCTCAATCAATTGAACCTATTACAACTAATTTGGCTAACAAAATCTTATTTCacggaaaaaaacaaacaaagtgcAAAGAAGTTACCTTCTTTCTTGACCTTTTCGTTGAGATTCTTAATGTATATAGTCTGATTAGGAGGTATATCCCCAGTCAGCATGgttgcgagagagagagagagagagagagagagagagcctctGTGTAAAATGTAAGAGAGTGACGGAGGGAGACACTGATTTTGGAACCGGACTGAGCCctagattttgaaatttaatcttAGAGCCTGATTTTGGGCTCGGTACATATAAGGGCTCGTTTGGGTGATCCAgtgatgttttatttttagttctttttttattattttttgagttcGGTGTTTTTTACACCGAACTCTAATTTTTTAAGCCCACTCAAATATTTTTAACCCAattcaaaaaaaccaaaaaaaaaacccacaaaaaaaaaattataaaaagaacaCAAGAGTGCTGAACCATCCCTAGGTGTCTTAGGGTGGTGGTCAGACCACCCCTAGATGACAGGAGTGAATCGGCCACCCATAAATTTTCGGGGTGACCGGACTATTTCTAATAGTGCTTGGGATGGTTAAAAACCAcccaaggttttttttttttttttttttttttaattcatggattttatttttaattttattcatctaatttaaatatatttaatttaattcatatagatTTTATGGGTCAGTATCTATTGTtgattatttgatgtttttggaTATACCCCCTCGTTGATTGAGTAAAATTTGGTAGATTATGAAAATATTGTGTAAAAATCCGAAAGCCCTTTTTATCTATTTCGAATTTGAGTTTAGAGAattgttttaagtttatttgTTATTGCCCAATTGTCTATGACAGGAAAATCTGTTGGTTGCTATGACTTGTATAATTATCCTTAATAAGAAATCTGATTTCATGTCGAGTATAGACTATATTATGACAAAATCAAGCAACAGTTGCACACGTACAGTAGTGTCGGTGACAATTGGGTGGACAAAATAAACGGGATGTTTTCTTAATGGCGAAAGCACGTGATACAAGCAACCAACTTCATACCCCGGAAGGCTATGAAAGTTTTTAGAAATGTTAACTATAGAGCATATTGTTTGGCTAAAGGAGCTGTTTTTCACCAAGCGTTTAGAAACATTCCTATAGGatttaccattttcttttccattcagatcaaaaatggaaaagatcccTCTTATAACCTTTTCCCCAtttcatttagaaaaaaaaaaatgatcaaaaggggtcaaggatttttttattattatttttgttaaattattatggATGACACGTCATAATTTGATCAGTGCTCACATGGCATTTGACACTTTTCGTCAAAAAAGTAGACGGAAGTTGGATGCAaggatttatttgttatttttgtataccACAAGGGGCTTTGAGAACAATTTTATAGCACAAGGAGCCTATTTGAATTTGTAATCTCCCAGGTAcctgttttgcatttttttctaaaaattacaGCGCAtgtgttgtaattttttcaacgaTTTATATTCAATTTcactatctctctttctctcgaaAAACTTGAAGTTAAATTTATACAGTTGAAAAAAACTACACAACATAACAAACATATATCTGTAATCACCGTTAAAGCTCAAGTCAAACTCCTAATAATATAACACACATATCCGTAATCAATGTGTGAGTTtataaaattaaggaaaaacttcacttgcCCCTAAACTACCACAGTTTTATCAATAttgtcccccaaacttaaaaaaattgcgatgtgggtgtatttatatttttataaatttcattattttaattacttgGTCGCCGTTTTAGTTATCGAAAAATTTTAAGAGGTAATTGATAAGTGCTGACATATTGAATATATATccacattttaaattaaatgtgaAGTTATTACTAAAATTAAGCATGCCAGGATAAAACGGGTGGAAAATAGTCAAcgaatctaaaaaataaaaataaataaaaataaaaaaataaataaaaacatgaggGATGTTGATCCTTTATAGGAGTCGTGCTATCCAGCATCCTAGAGGCAGCTCAGCGTCATCCAACGCTGACGTGGTTGcctttaaaataaatagtaataaaaaaaaaaaaaaaaaaaaggggaatgaaaattttgttgttttttgttaaattattttttatataaaaaacacGCTTATATGAGTAGAaagatttttgttgtttatttttttttcgtcaTTGGtggtttatgtttatgtttctgtatgtttgatgaaattttagtGAGAAAGAGCAAGTTTTTTGAGTTGTATTTTGAGATATTTGAGTGATATTAGTTAAATTTCCATGAGCTAATATTTGCgttctaatgtctcaaaacttgtttctaaatttaaaactaaaacctaagaGTAGAAGGTTAACCTTTTAAAGATAATATCACCATAAAGGGATTCGGTAATCCTAAATTTGCTGCTAATGTCTCAAAACGCTATCTTGGTTTTATATACTTTTGCTCATACCAATTTCTGATCAGTGATTCATGGAGGCCAGtgaatttgatatataatttgatcaatttttgaTCAGTGATTCTCGGTTTTAAATTTGGCAGACGCTTCTTCCTTGTAACCTCTTttctcttcaattaaaaaaaaaaataaaaaaaattgacggacCCATGTTTGACTGACTCTCCTTAACAGCTGAAAATCTCTTCTCCATTTATAGAAGATTGACAGAATGTTTTTCCCCTTCTTGGTGCTAAAGAAAGTCAATTGATTGACCCATGTTTTTCTAACAAACCATAAGTTGATGGATATTGATCATTTCCAGAAAGATGATCTAATAATTTGACCGCCAATTCTTATAATTGTAATGCTAAAACAGGCAATTCTATAAGGCACTTTGTATTGATTCTGAGTTCATGTATTAAGAGGACAAAATTGTCGTATGTGTCTCGTCAGGTCTTTCCCTGTTCATCAAATTTCTGTGTTAAAATACTAAGAGATCGATCGAGGCAAACATCAGCAATGGCAGGAAAGGCTTATTTAGTAAGCATTGATAATGACGCAACCTTATATGTTAATGCAAGCGGCATGATCACCGTAAACGAATGTACTGGGTTACCCCCGATGATCAATTCAGGAGGCTTGTGGCGGAGCTACATTCGCTCTGGGACTGTACCCTTTACATTGCCGATGCTTCAGCTGCAGATGGTTTTTATTTTCACCATCACCCAGGCTTCCCATTATGTTCTTAAGCATTTTGGAGTCACCAAGTTTACCACACAACTTCTTGTACGTGCTCTCTTCTTCCTGTTTTTCCTATTGTTAAGCTAGCTAGATGAAGATTCTATTTGCATAATATCGAATcataattttgtgttgattttatgTACGAATCAGGTCGGGATAATCTTCGGTCCGTCCCTCCTTGGACGTCTCAAAATATTCAGCAATCTTCTATTCACGATTAAAAGTCAAGAAATAATTTCTGTGATATCTGTCTTTAGTTACGTACTCTTTTATTTTGTGAGTGGGGTGAAAATGGATATAGGAATGATAAAAAGAACTGGAAGAAAAGCTTTGTTTACCGGTGTTGCATGCATTCTTTCGCCTTTGCTAATTGGCTTGTTAGCCCAAATGAAACTTAGAAGATTGTGGCTGAAGGATGAAGAAGCATATATACTTCCATTTTTAACAGTAATACATTGTCTAACTCCATTTCCAGTCCTTGCTTGCCTTCTTGAGGACCTCGGGATCCTAAACTCTGAACTGGGTCGATTAGGCCTATCCACAGCATTGGTAAGCGATTTCTTAACCTTGGTGATTAACACAAGTGTTGGCTTTGTTAGAATTAAACAGGCGCAAGGTACTGTGCTCGCCTTTATAAAATTAGGAGCGGCCATCATGTATGTTATCGTCGTAgtatttgcaattcgaccagcAATGTTTTGGGTAGTCAGACAGACACCGGAAGGCAGGCCTGTTAAAGATGCATACATTTATACCATCATGCTAATGGTCCTTGGCTTCGGGTATCTTTCTCATTTGTTTGGCCAGACTTTACTCTTTGGAGTTTTCATTCTGGGTTTGGCAGTGCCAGATGGGCCGCCTTTAGGATCAACTATTGTCAACAAGTTAAACTGCTTCATTTCTTATGTGTTTGTGCCAATCCTCGTAACTACTTGTGGGATGAGGACAGATCTGAGTTTAATCAAATTCGATAATAGCTTGATGACAGTCAATGGAATCCTCATTGTTTTGACTTTTGTGGCCAAAATGGTGGCTTGTTTGGGTCCTCTCTTGTACGCTAAAATGCCTTTAAATGATGCTCTCGCACTCGCTCTATTATTGAGTTGCAAAGGTGTAATCCAACTTTTTAGCTATGCACTTCTCTACGATACCCAGGTGATTATTTAT from Corylus avellana chromosome ca10, CavTom2PMs-1.0 includes:
- the LOC132163181 gene encoding cation/H(+) antiporter 4-like; this encodes MAGKAYLVSIDNDATLYVNASGMITVNECTGLPPMINSGGLWRSYIRSGTVPFTLPMLQLQMVFIFTITQASHYVLKHFGVTKFTTQLLVGIIFGPSLLGRLKIFSNLLFTIKSQEIISVISVFSYVLFYFVSGVKMDIGMIKRTGRKALFTGVACILSPLLIGLLAQMKLRRLWLKDEEAYILPFLTVIHCLTPFPVLACLLEDLGILNSELGRLGLSTALVSDFLTLVINTSVGFVRIKQAQGTVLAFIKLGAAIMYVIVVVFAIRPAMFWVVRQTPEGRPVKDAYIYTIMLMVLGFGYLSHLFGQTLLFGVFILGLAVPDGPPLGSTIVNKLNCFISYVFVPILVTTCGMRTDLSLIKFDNSLMTVNGILIVLTFVAKMVACLGPLLYAKMPLNDALALALLLSCKGVIQLFSYALLYDTQTITEQVFALSCVSTLATTIFVPFLVKFLYHPSRKYAGYQKRDIMHCVGNAELRILVCIHKPDNIPAVTKLLNISCPSREKPIAIYVLHLIELIGRDSPIFISHQMQKKNVSNKSLYSEKVILAFNHFEQEDNRGAVLVNIFTSISPLKYMHEDICMLGLDKLTSLIVLPFHRKWSVDGSIELEDNTIRNLNCSVLELAPCSVGILVDRGHLGNSMVSSESSYSVAMIFLGGNDDREALSFAKRMANNSKIILTVFHFAAACNEGDAHWDELLDNEILINCKLNNAGYEHLIFLEKMVKDGSHTALIARSIVNKYDLIIVGRRHKVKSPQTYGLAEWNEFPELGTMGDLLASSDLNSRTSVFVVQQQQKN